From the Prochlorococcus sp. MIT 1223 genome, the window GTGAGAAGTTCTGTGCTTAAACCAATCAAAATACCCATCATGGCAAGACGACCATTCCAGATCTCTGCATAATTCACAAAACCAAAACGAGGTTGTAGGTTGTCAGGCATTTAGGCCCTCATATATAAAAATTATTCTAACGAAAAAAACTTTCTAAGCAGCTTTTTAAAAATTCAAAGAATTTAATTTGTATAGATCTCAGTACATATAGATTTACTAGCGAACATGCTTAGCGCCATCTACAGGATGATAATCCTCTCCTGTCAACTCCTCATAGATAATTGCTGGCAAACCAGTCTCAAACATTGTTTGCAAAGCCTCTTTGAGAAAAGGATTCCATCCCCCTGTACTCACATCCCCATGACGAACCGTCCAGTCCCAGGTTCCCTGTAAATCCCTAGGCATCCTCCCCTCTCGATCTCTTCTGGCAACTAAATCAAGTGATTCAACCAAGCCAACTAGAATAGGTTTTTTGCCATAGGCAGGGGTAAGGCTTAATTCAATCCTTACCGGATCTTCCTTTAGAAGTCTTAATCTGAACCTTGGCGGCAATTTTACAGTTTTGAGAACTGCAGCAACTATGCGTGTTCTTTGTTCCACAATTTATTTCTCCAATGAGCCATATATAGCCTGATTCTCGAATATTTCCACAAAAACCTATTAAGTCGGAGTACCTGATGACTTTGGCGGATCACCATCCCTAGAGAAACGAACAGTCAGCAAATCTTCATCAGTGATCTTCCCATCTTGATTCAAAATCTCGGGATGAATAGTAACCTGTCCGGTTCGATCCTCTTCAGAGTGAGAAATATTTTGCATATTTTTTGTTCCAGCCTTAGGAGTGTAAACACCTCTAAACATTACGCGAGCAGCTTGAATGAGCAGTACGCAAACCGCTAAGCCATATAAGTAAGGAAGAAAATTGTTCAACATGATTCTGTTTTACAAGCTATAAACAGAAATAAGTCAATGGATTTAAATTATCGCAAATTTCTAGTTCTTTTGTGCAACCATATTTTTTACAGAAGTAAAAATGTTCGCCTAAAAAGCCTAATGTTGTCTAATCATTATTTTGTTTACAAAAAATATTGGTTTAAACAACCAAATCAAAATGACTTCATTGAATTTATAAGGAAAATGAAAAAATTATGAGTAAAAAATCTTTAAATTCAAGTAAACCTATTGAGAAAATTTTTGCAGCATGCCTTTTAACTTTAACAGCAGTAACAGGTATATCGTCTCTATTACCTGGAGAAATCAGAGCAAATGAAAGAGATTCAAAGCTTACAGAAATATCTCCCAAAAGCTTTGTAGCTAAAGCCGTAGCAAAAACTGGTGACGCAGTAGTCACTATTGAAACTCAAAGAAGAGTTTATACATATAGAAATAATGGTATGTCTCGGGGCTTACTCATCGATCCATATTTTGAAAGATTTTTCAATTTCCCTGGGCCTACAATTCCCAAGTCAAGAATTGAAAGCGCACAAGGAAGTGGGGTTATTTTTGGCCCTGAAGGTCTGGTTTTGACAAATGCTCATGTTGTCGAGAAATCCGACAAATTAATTGTTGGGCTCTCAGATGGAAGAAGAGTAACAGGGAAAGTAATAGGTCAAGACTCTCTAACTGATCTTGCCGTAATTCTCCTCCAAGGAACTGGGCCTTGGCCAACTGCCAATTTAGGCAATTCTGACAAAATAAGAGTGGGAGACTGGGCTATAGCTGTTGGTAATCCATTTGGGCTAGAAAATACTGTCACATTAGGAATTATTAGTAACTTAAATAGAAATGTCACGCAACTAGGAATTTCAGATAAAAGAATAAACCTAATTCAAACAGATGCAGCCATTAATCCTGGCAATTCTGGAGGTCCATTATTAAATGCCGAAGGTGATGTCATTGGTATCAATACATTAGTCCGGTCAGGTCCTGGTGCTGGCTTAGGTTTTGCTATTCCCATTAATAAAGCAAAGAATATTGCCAATCAATTAATTAAGAATGGAAATGCTAGTCATCCAATTATCGGAGTAAGTTTATCCAACTTGCCTCTTGTAGATAAGGATGGTAATGAATCCCAAAAGAAAGGAGCCTTAATTCGTTACTTAATTCCGGGAGGTCCAGGTGAGACAGGAGGTTTGAAGATCAATGATTTCATACTCAAAGTTGGAGGTGACTTAATAAAAAGTCCATCAGACGTGGTAAATAAAATTAACGATCATGGTGTAAATAAGCCATTAAAATTCGAAATCAAACGAGGACAAGAGACTTTAATCTTATTTATAAGTCCAATAGATATTAATCAACTAAATATGAGATAATTAAACTATTTATTCACTTTACTTTTTATCAATTAATTTAGCTTTTCTATTATTTTTATTTTTTCTTTGCTTATCTTTATTAGCTAATCTCTTTGCTTCCTTCTTAGCAATTGCTAACTGTTCTTGTTTTAAAGCTTTCTCTTGCAATTTCTTTTCTTTAAAGTAATTATAATCTCCTTTATAAATAAATAATTGGCCATCTCTTAATTCAACTATTCTATTAGCTACTCTAGAAATAAAATACCTATCATGTGAAACTATTAAAGCAGTTCCTGTATAGTTCCTTATCGCATTTTCAAGCATTTCTTTAGATGGAATATCAAGATGGTTAGTAGGCTCATCTAAAATTAACAGGTTTATAGATTTAACTAATAATAGAGCCAATGCGAGCCTAGCCTTTTCACCTCCACTAATTTTAGAAACTTCCTTAAATACAGAATCATTGCTTAAACCAAAACTACCTAATAAAGAACGAACCTTAGTCTGAGACCAATCTGGAACTACTTCAAAAAGTGTATTTAGAACAGTTTTTGATAAGTCAAGTGCTTCTGCCTGATTTTGTTCAAAATATCCCGGAATAATATTATGTGTACCTAATGAAACTCTTCCTTCATCAGGTTTTTCAAAGCCCATTATTAATCTTAATAAAGTTGATTTACCTGAGCCATTCTCTCCAATAAATGCAATATGTTCTCCTGGTGATACTTCTAAATTAGCTCCTAAAAAAAGAATTTTATCTTCGTAACTATGTGTAAGATCATCTATAATGACAACCTCTTTACCTGCTCTTGGTGCTTGGGAAAAATTAAAATTTGGACCATTAATTTCTTCTAAAGGTGATTCTATCTTTTCAATTTTTTCAATCAACTTCTCTCTACTTTTAGCCTGTGTACTTCTAGTTGCACTGGCTCTAAATCTGTCAACATAAGCTTGTTGAGAAGCGAGCTCTTTTTGTTGCCTAAGGAAAGCAGATCGATTGGATTCATATTCAATTTTCCTTTGTTCTAAATAAGATGAATAATTTCCAAGATATGTTCGTGAAACTCCTCTTTCTGTATTAATAATTTGGGTGCAAATCCTATCTAAAAATTCTCTATCATGGCTAATAATAACCATTGCTGATCTCTGCTTATTTAAATAATCTTCTAACCATTGAATTGTCTCAATGTCCAAATGATTAGTAGGTTCATCTAAAAGAAGTAAATCAGGATCTTGTAAGAGTATTTTTCCTAAAGCGATTCTCATCTGCCAACCACCTGAAAAATCTCCTACATTTCTATCTGCATCTGCAGCATTGAAACCAATAGTTGGCAAAAGTTTCTCTATCTTCGCCTCCAGTTCATACCCATTTAAACCTTCAAATCGACTTTGTAAGGTTCCTAATTTCTTAATCAATAAATCTAGGTAATCAGAATCATTTTGGGCTCTATGAGATTCCAATTCTTTTTCAAGATCAGATTTGTCATTTAATACTCGCGAAGCGTCATCAAATGCCTGAAACAGTTCTTCGCGAACAGTTCTTCTAATATCAACATCAAACTCTTGTTTTAAATAAGAAATACGAGGTTCCCCTTGAAGAACAACCTTTCCAGAACTAGGTTCTTCTAAGCCACAAATTATTTTTAATTGAGTAGATTTGCCAGCACCATTTACTCCAACCAGACCTATTCGATCTCCTGGCTTAATTTCCCATGTGATGTCTTTTAGGACTTCACCAGTGGGATAAGTTTTACTAATGCGCTCAAGTCGCAGCACTAATTAAAAGCCTCATGATTACATCATCTTTTGTGACTAAAGAGAAAATGGAAATTTTGCCGATTTCTCGTTTAAGACCATGATAAAACTAGAACAAATCACTGCTCTAGTTTTAGCAGCAGGATTGGCAATACCAAGTTATTGGTTTTTTTGGACGCTTGCTGGTGGTGGTGGCTATGACCGTAGAGAAACTAAAGAATTACCTCAACTTCCAAAAAAAAGCATTCCCTCTAAATTAGTTATAAGCCACCCCGAGCCTTAATAATCCATTGTTTTGTGTCTGGATCTTCCAAGGTTGCTAAATAATCGGTTACTTCTTTTGGCGTCACAGGAAGTCCAAGACTATCCCCTATATCACAAATAGCTTGTAAAGCACCTTGCGGATCTTGTAGGGCCTGGCGAAATAAAATTTGGGTATAGCCGTGATCAGCTTCAATACGCTTGTAAAGCTGAGAAGCATTTCCACTCATCAAAAAAAAATCAACTAAAGAAACGATATTCCCCTAAGCGACTTTACGCTCGATTTTTGTATCGTAAAACTTTTCAGAACTAGTTTCTTTCAATCCTGAAGCTGATGCGTCTTCCATACTGCGTGCATCCATACAAAGAACTTTGCGCAATTGTGCAAAATTAGATGCTAATGAAATCCTTCCATCTTTAGTCGCTCCATATTCAGCTCTTTGAAGAACATGATGAAGATGAGTAAGTAAGTATGAACTAATTACTGCAGAAATTAAGACATCACTATTTTCGGAATTATGTAGGTTTTTCTTTAGACGCGTAGAAGAAGAAACAACATTTTCAGTTGAAAATTGGTCTTTAGTAAAAGAAGCCTTTGGGAGAATTGGTTTTTTCATAGTTCATTCCTTGAATTAACTAATGGAGTAAGAAAACAAATCAACCGGGGAAGCAGTCCAGTTAAAAGAACTTGTACTGATTTCACATATTGGTCGAGAAGGCCAATATCCAAACAATCATACTGCTGGATACTATCCTTGTGTATAAGTGTACACTATGTGTTACCCGTTACTTCCAGTGGGTCATGGCTACCCGGCAAAATTCATCAAGCGGGAATCCAAAATCCCCAAGGGTCCAAGTTGTATTGCCTGAAGATTTGTGCAACCAACTTTCCGCATTAGCAAAGCGCGAGTCTCGAACTGTTAGCAATATGGCTAAAGTTCTTATTCAGGAAGGAGTTCAAAGACTTGAAAGCAAATCAATAACACCTTCCTTGGAAACTAAAGCAATGACAAATAAAGATAAATTTATCTCAGCCTTAGAAGCACAAGAACCAAGACGATTACGAGGAGCTCCTAAAAGACTAAGGTTCCTCCGTCCTTGATGCTGTTATTCCTGAGGTAATTTTTGCAGATCTTCCATTAATCCCATTACAACAAGAACATGATCTTCTTGAAGTACGTACTTAGCAGGTGGATTAACTGTAAGACGCTTTGCTGGTCCTGCCGCTAAAACATTCACTAAATAATTCTTGCGCAGATTAAGTTCTCTTAAAGATCGACCTACAAAAGCCTCTGGCACCTTAATTTCATCAATCCCTGTTTGATCATCTAATTCCAAACGCTCAATCATATTTGGGCGTATTAATTCAAGTCCTAAGCGTTCGCCTTGCATTCGTGATGGAAAAACAACTCTGTCAGCACCAACTCTTTTTAACATTTTTTCATGCAAATCACTGGTAGCTCGAGCAATAACCTGAGTTACTCGACTACCATCAGTATCTTTAGCAATCAGAGTTGTCGTAATACTTGCCTCTATTGGCTCGCTAATGCCAACTACAACTGTTCCCATCTCTAATACGCCTGCTTCACGCATAGACTCTTCATCTGTAGAGTCAACAACTCTTGCTTCAATTGATGGTTCGAGTTGTCGCAACTCTTCAATTGCCTTGGAGGAAAAATCAACCGCAAGAACATCAGCACCATTACGTAGCAATTCTCGGCAAACTGCTGTACCAAAGCGACCTACTCCTACTACAGCGAAGCCAAGATCATCGCCTAATCTTTTACGAGACCACTGCCACCATTCATTCATAATCTTCCCTCACAAACAAAAAAGTTAAACATAAAGATCTTCATGCGGATAACCAACACGAGTTTGATGTTTTAACCTACCTGAATTAATCACTTGCCATATTGAACTTAACAACAAAAGGATACCTAACCTACCTACAAACATACCTACCACCAATACAAATTGCCCAAAATGTCCTAATTGCTTTGTAACTCCCAAATCAAAACCTACCGTTGCAAAGGCTGAAACACAAGTAAAGAGCATTTCAAGAAAAGAAAAAGATGCGCTATTTCCATGTCCGCTTGTCATGCTTAACAACAAGGCCATGACTAAGACAAATAGCAAAGATGCAACTGTTATACCAACAGCCTTCAAGACTACTTTATCTGAAATTTGACGATTTCTTATTACAACGTCATTCTGGCCTCTAAGAGTAGTTCTAGTTGCAGCCATAAGAGCTGCGATTGTAGTGGTTTTAATGCCACCTCCAGTACCCCCAGGGCTAGCGCCTATGAACATCAAAGTCATCAAGAGTAAAAGACCAGAATCAGAAATAGTTTCGATAGAGATTGGGATATTTGTAAAACCAGCCGTTCTGGCACTAACAGACTCAAAAAGAGAACTTACAAAACGCTCTTGGAAGTCAATTCCTGAAAAAAAGTTTCCATTGACAATTGACTCAGTCAGCATTAACCCTAATGTTCCTATGGCAATAAGTATGAAAGATGTACGAATAACTAATCGAGTATGAAGACTTAAATTCCTTATCTTTAGAGATTTACGATTACTCCAAATATCACTTGTTACTCTCCATCCCAATCCACCTAAAATAATCAACATGATAATGACAGTATTCACAACTCCATTAGTGCGATAATCTTGCAAACTATTTGACCAAAGACCAAATCCGGCATTGTTATAAGCAGAAATACTATGAAATAGTGATGCCCAAAATCGCTCAGCTGAGTTATTTATATCAGTAAAACCAAAGTAATAAAGAATAATTGCGCCGATGATAATCAGAGTTGCTGCTGTTAAGGCAATACCACGAAATGTACGCCCTACTCCACCTACTCCAAACTCATCAAGGGTTTTCCCTCGATCGAGTCGACATCTAAGTTCTGTTCCAGTAACGACAAATCCTTGGAGAAAAGTTGTAATAGCCATCAAGCCAAGACCACCTATCAAAAGCATTGTCGCAAGAATTATTTGACCAACAATTGTCAAGTCTCTTCCAATATCAATAATAGATAAGCCTGTAACTGTTACAGCAGAGGTCGCAGTAAAGAAAGCCTCCCATAAACCAACATCAGAAGAGGAACAAATCGGAGTTGCTAGAATAAATGTACCAAAAGCAATTATCAAGAATCCTGTTATTACAGTGAATTGAGGAACTGTTAGTTTCTTATAATGGTCAGGCCGCATATTTACTTTATTAGTTAATATCACTTTTTTAATCAAAAAATAAAAACTTGATAATCTAATTAGTATATATCAAATTTAAAATATAAGTGTACATAAAAGATTATTTATTTAAGATCCTCCGTATTGCCAAAGAATTAAAGCTGGAATAATTAAGGTCATTAAAACTGTTAATCCTGCACCATATCTAGTCACATCAAGAAAGCGATAACGACCTGGTCCAAATACCATCATATTAGTTTGATAACCCATAGGAGTTAAAAATGATTGACTGGCTCCAAATAAGACAGCTATCAACAGAGCCAACTCTGGAAGGTTTAATCCTGGTGCTAACTGAACAGCAACAGGTGCTAAAAATGCAACTGAAGCTGCATTACTAATAACTTGAGTAAAAATAGTTGTTGAAAGAACAATCACTAGTAACGCAAAGTATGTAGGCAAGTCTTCTAGCCAATACTCTAATGCGTTAGCAAATATATCAGCTAATCCTGTGTCATTCATTGCAACGCTAAAACTTGATAATGATCCCAACAAAAGAATTACGTCTAATCTAATTGATCTCTGGACTTCTACAGGCCTAATACATCCTCCTACTACCATAGCTATTACTGCAATAAGAACAGAAGAGACAAGAGGTATGGAGGAGATAGTTGGCACAATTAACATTGCAATTGCGATTGCAATTGCAATTGGTTTTCTACGAACAGTTGGTAAATCATTTTCGAACTGATCAAGGACAAGTAAATCATTACTTGCTTGTAATCCTCTGATTGAATCAAGAGGTGCCTGCAACAACAAAACATCACCTTCCCTAAGAATAGCTTGACCAATTCTTTCTTGAACTGTTTGTTGCCCTCTTCTTAAAGCTAAAACTGTTGCATTATGTCTCTGACGAAATCGAAGCTCACTTAAACTAGCTCCTGCAAGAGTAGACCCTGAGGGAAGAAGTACCTCTACAGTTTTTTGACCGGCTAAGAAATTAGGATCTGAAAATTTCGTCTTTTGCTTGTCAACACTCCTAGCAAGTTGCACTGTATGTTCTTGCTGAAGACGTAATAAGTCTGCTCTAGCAACTCGAAGTAATAATCGATCTCCTGGCTCAATAGTTTTATCTGCTAAAGGCGGTAAGAATCTTTCTCTATGTCGTTGCAATTCCAATACATCAACATCGAAACGACGTTGTAATCGACTGTTTCTTACTGACTGTCCAACAAGGTCAGAATCATCCGGAATCGTAACCTCCGTAAAATATCCAGTTTGATCAGTACTTCCACTAAATTCATTATTAATCGATCCTCGGTCAGGTAGAAGTATTTGTGGGGCCAATAATAAATAGACTGTTCCAATTAGCCAAATAGGAATTCCAATAGAGGTAAAGGTAAATAAATCAAATGAACCATAACCAAGTTGAGCGCTAATATCACTAACTAAAAGATTGACAGAACTACCAAGTAAAGTCAGTGTTCCACCCAAAACAGTTGCAAAAGACAAGGGAAGCAATACTCGTGAGGGCGACAACTTACGTCTAATACACCAAGCTTCTATAACGGGCAAAAGAGAAGCTACAACTGGTGTATTAGGAACTATGCCGGAAATAGGTGCTACAACAAATCCTAAAAGTGCAATTAATCTTCTGGGAGAGCGAATATTTTCAGAAGCAATAAGTTCTCTTAAACGATCAAGTGCTCCACTCTTAAACAAAGCAGCTGAAACCGCAAATAAACCCATTAAAGTAATTAAAGCAGGACTCCCAAAGCCAGCTAATGCCTTTTGAGGTGGTAAAACACCTGTAGCCATTAACAATGCAACACTTAAAAGTCCTGTCAACTCAGGAGCTAATAAGCCTGAAATAAAAAGCACCACTGCTAAAATCAAAACTGATAGAGTTATGACAGCTTGAGGATTTTGATAAATAGCAATTAGTTCATTCATACTTAATTCATTGCATCGATTAAGAATGAGTTCTTCTTCAAACTAAATGACAAAATATAAGGAGTCATTAAATTAATGCAGAAACAATTATTCATTTGCATTGATGTGTGTTATTCAATAACCAAGCCAAGGCAAATCTAATACCTAAAGAAAGATTTTGTACTTTCGTAAGATAAGCCATACGGCGAATCTGAAAAGCTAATGGTCCTGTTAATGTCAAACCAAATCCGGTAATAGATGCATTTCCCCTTCCTAAACTAAGCATTTCACCAAAATCATCATATTTAAAAACCTGAGGACTTACCCCAGTGCGATAAGCGATTACATTATTTGCTGCAACTATCGCTTGTTGCATTGCCAATTGAGCGGTTCCCGGATGAGGGCTTAGTTCATTAAAAGACACATCACCTATTGCAAGTAGGTTTTTTTGCCCAACAACATGCAAAGTAGATTCAATAATTATTTTTCCCTCTTTCAAAATTGGCTTTGGAATAATCTGAGGAAGTCTTGGTTTAGAACCAGCAGTCCAAATTACTCCTTGATGATGCATGTAAAAATCATGAGAAACTTGATCATTTATTGTTCTTAATTTAACTTTATCAGAGCTTATCTCGATAACTTCAGTCAACAAATGTACCTTGATATGGCGATTATTTAATGCGACCTCTGATTTCTCTCGATTAAACAACTTACCTTGAGGCAAGATCTTTCGACCACGCTCAATTAAATGGATCTGAGTTTCATTATCTAATACATCAGAAAGCTTACATGCTAATTCTACGCCTGAAGGTCCAGCGCCAACTATGAAAAGAGAGTTATTAGTTTCAGATGATTGCTTTAAAATAAATATCAAATTTCTTAATTTCTTTACATCCGATAAATCATGAAACATTAAGGCATGCTCAGTGAGGCCTTTAAGAGAGAGCTGATTAGGCTTAGAACCAACAGAAAGTACAATTTGAGAATAATTTATTTTCAATCCTGTATTAGTAATAACGTATTTTTCAAGATTATTAATACTTTCTACACTCTCTTGAATCCACACTATACCTGTCGCACTAAGCAATGAGCTGTAGGAAGGAGCAATCTCCCAAGACTTTATCTCTTCACTCAATAATTCATATAACAGGGGTGAGAAAATAAAGCGATCTCTTGGCTCTATCAAAATAATCTTAGGCTTAGGGTGACTTCGACTTAGTGCCAAAGATGTTGTTAAGCCACCAAAACCTCCTCCTACTAAAACAACTGGATCAGAATTAGGATCATTTATGTCCATAGTTACAACCCGCGGGGGTATCAATGAGACACTAAACAAACTTGCAAAATAAGCGTCAATTCGATGATAAAAACATGACCAAACCAAACCAACAAAATTCAATAAATCAACAATTGCCTAAAGACTATTATCAAGAATCAGTTGATAATTTTTCTCTTGAGAAGGCGCGAAGCGAGTTAGAAAATCTTAAGGCCGAAGAAAGAATCCAATGGGGTCAAAAAAAGTTTGGCGAGAGATTTGTTCTGACGACAAGTTTTGGTATTCAATCTGCAGTTTTACTAAATATGGTCCGCCAACTCAAAAGTAATAATTTGCCGACCATAATTTGGGTAGACACAGGATACTTACCATCAGAAACCTACCTCTATGCAAAGCAACTTATTGAACAGCTTCAGCTTGATATAAGTGTAGTACAAAGTTCTATCTCATCAGCGCGGATGGAAGCGTTATATGGACGACTATGGGAAACAAAATCTCTCAAAGACTTAGAAAAATATCACCTCATTAGAAAAGTAGAGCCTTTAGAGCAAGCTTTTAATGATCTAAAAGTTACTTGCTGGGCAAGCGGGGTGAGAGGCAATCAAACAAAACACAGAAAGTCAATGAATCCTATAGATCTCATCAGAGGGCGTTTATCCATAAGACCTTTACTGAGCTGGACGACAAAAGATATTTTTTATTACATGAAAGAAAATAATTTACCTCAACATCCGCTTTTTGAAAAAGGATACTCAACTGTGGGGGACTGGCACTCGAGCAAACCTGATACTCTTGGCGAAGAAGGGAGAGTCACAAGATTTGGCGGCATGAAAGAAGAGTGTGGAATACATGTTTCAGAGTCAAGTGATCAATGAAAGAGAAACTAGATAAAGAGAGAGTTAACAAAAAAACCTATCTTTTAATTGGGAATAGTCGCCTACATTGGGCTTTCCAAAATCAAAACCAATGGGATTTCCTAGACACATCAATAAAGCAAGGGTTTACCGAATATATAAATACAAGTTTATTAGCATGGGCTGAAGTAGGAAAAAGGCCTAAGAATATTTACTTAGATCCTAAAAAGAAACTCAATATTGAAGAAATACCTCTTTTAAACGTACCAAGTTGGTTAGGTATTGATAGAGCATTGGCTGGCTGGGGAGCATTTAAAAAAGCGAAAGAATTATCAATTATTCATACAAATGGACTACTAATTGCTGATGCAGGAACAGTACTTAGTATTACAAGAATTAGTAAGAAAGGCGAGTTTATTGGCGGTCAATTAATAGCTGGATTAAATCTTCAACTAAAAGCCATGGCGCAATGCACTAATAATTTATCTTATCCTTCAAGAAAAGATTTGAATGGAGAAACTTTTCCTAAGGCTACAGAAGATGCAATGTTAAGAGGTAGTTTTCAATCATTAATAGGTGCCATTCAAGAAGCCAAAAAAGATACTAGTGCACCTCTTTTTATCTGCGGGGGGGATAGCTTAGATATTTTTAATAAACTAAAAATATCGTATGATGATATTTATCATTGCCCTAATCTTGTTCTAG encodes:
- a CDS encoding ribbon-helix-helix domain-containing protein, giving the protein MATRQNSSSGNPKSPRVQVVLPEDLCNQLSALAKRESRTVSNMAKVLIQEGVQRLESKSITPSLETKAMTNKDKFISALEAQEPRRLRGAPKRLRFLRP
- a CDS encoding TrkA family potassium uptake protein; amino-acid sequence: MNEWWQWSRKRLGDDLGFAVVGVGRFGTAVCRELLRNGADVLAVDFSSKAIEELRQLEPSIEARVVDSTDEESMREAGVLEMGTVVVGISEPIEASITTTLIAKDTDGSRVTQVIARATSDLHEKMLKRVGADRVVFPSRMQGERLGLELIRPNMIERLELDDQTGIDEIKVPEAFVGRSLRELNLRKNYLVNVLAAGPAKRLTVNPPAKYVLQEDHVLVVMGLMEDLQKLPQE
- a CDS encoding TrkH family potassium uptake protein, with amino-acid sequence MRPDHYKKLTVPQFTVITGFLIIAFGTFILATPICSSSDVGLWEAFFTATSAVTVTGLSIIDIGRDLTIVGQIILATMLLIGGLGLMAITTFLQGFVVTGTELRCRLDRGKTLDEFGVGGVGRTFRGIALTAATLIIIGAIILYYFGFTDINNSAERFWASLFHSISAYNNAGFGLWSNSLQDYRTNGVVNTVIIMLIILGGLGWRVTSDIWSNRKSLKIRNLSLHTRLVIRTSFILIAIGTLGLMLTESIVNGNFFSGIDFQERFVSSLFESVSARTAGFTNIPISIETISDSGLLLLMTLMFIGASPGGTGGGIKTTTIAALMAATRTTLRGQNDVVIRNRQISDKVVLKAVGITVASLLFVLVMALLLSMTSGHGNSASFSFLEMLFTCVSAFATVGFDLGVTKQLGHFGQFVLVVGMFVGRLGILLLLSSIWQVINSGRLKHQTRVGYPHEDLYV
- a CDS encoding trypsin-like peptidase domain-containing protein; translation: MSKKSLNSSKPIEKIFAACLLTLTAVTGISSLLPGEIRANERDSKLTEISPKSFVAKAVAKTGDAVVTIETQRRVYTYRNNGMSRGLLIDPYFERFFNFPGPTIPKSRIESAQGSGVIFGPEGLVLTNAHVVEKSDKLIVGLSDGRRVTGKVIGQDSLTDLAVILLQGTGPWPTANLGNSDKIRVGDWAIAVGNPFGLENTVTLGIISNLNRNVTQLGISDKRINLIQTDAAINPGNSGGPLLNAEGDVIGINTLVRSGPGAGLGFAIPINKAKNIANQLIKNGNASHPIIGVSLSNLPLVDKDGNESQKKGALIRYLIPGGPGETGGLKINDFILKVGGDLIKSPSDVVNKINDHGVNKPLKFEIKRGQETLILFISPIDINQLNMR
- a CDS encoding DUF2973 domain-containing protein — translated: MLNNFLPYLYGLAVCVLLIQAARVMFRGVYTPKAGTKNMQNISHSEEDRTGQVTIHPEILNQDGKITDEDLLTVRFSRDGDPPKSSGTPT
- a CDS encoding ATP-binding cassette domain-containing protein, producing MLRLERISKTYPTGEVLKDITWEIKPGDRIGLVGVNGAGKSTQLKIICGLEEPSSGKVVLQGEPRISYLKQEFDVDIRRTVREELFQAFDDASRVLNDKSDLEKELESHRAQNDSDYLDLLIKKLGTLQSRFEGLNGYELEAKIEKLLPTIGFNAADADRNVGDFSGGWQMRIALGKILLQDPDLLLLDEPTNHLDIETIQWLEDYLNKQRSAMVIISHDREFLDRICTQIINTERGVSRTYLGNYSSYLEQRKIEYESNRSAFLRQQKELASQQAYVDRFRASATRSTQAKSREKLIEKIEKIESPLEEINGPNFNFSQAPRAGKEVVIIDDLTHSYEDKILFLGANLEVSPGEHIAFIGENGSGKSTLLRLIMGFEKPDEGRVSLGTHNIIPGYFEQNQAEALDLSKTVLNTLFEVVPDWSQTKVRSLLGSFGLSNDSVFKEVSKISGGEKARLALALLLVKSINLLILDEPTNHLDIPSKEMLENAIRNYTGTALIVSHDRYFISRVANRIVELRDGQLFIYKGDYNYFKEKKLQEKALKQEQLAIAKKEAKRLANKDKQRKNKNNRKAKLIDKK
- a CDS encoding SLC13 family permease, whose translation is MNELIAIYQNPQAVITLSVLILAVVLFISGLLAPELTGLLSVALLMATGVLPPQKALAGFGSPALITLMGLFAVSAALFKSGALDRLRELIASENIRSPRRLIALLGFVVAPISGIVPNTPVVASLLPVIEAWCIRRKLSPSRVLLPLSFATVLGGTLTLLGSSVNLLVSDISAQLGYGSFDLFTFTSIGIPIWLIGTVYLLLAPQILLPDRGSINNEFSGSTDQTGYFTEVTIPDDSDLVGQSVRNSRLQRRFDVDVLELQRHRERFLPPLADKTIEPGDRLLLRVARADLLRLQQEHTVQLARSVDKQKTKFSDPNFLAGQKTVEVLLPSGSTLAGASLSELRFRQRHNATVLALRRGQQTVQERIGQAILREGDVLLLQAPLDSIRGLQASNDLLVLDQFENDLPTVRRKPIAIAIAIAMLIVPTISSIPLVSSVLIAVIAMVVGGCIRPVEVQRSIRLDVILLLGSLSSFSVAMNDTGLADIFANALEYWLEDLPTYFALLVIVLSTTIFTQVISNAASVAFLAPVAVQLAPGLNLPELALLIAVLFGASQSFLTPMGYQTNMMVFGPGRYRFLDVTRYGAGLTVLMTLIIPALILWQYGGS
- a CDS encoding chlorophyll a/b-binding protein, whose amino-acid sequence is MPDNLQPRFGFVNYAEIWNGRLAMMGILIGLSTELLTGRGILTQIGLG
- a CDS encoding NAD(P)/FAD-dependent oxidoreductase, yielding MDINDPNSDPVVLVGGGFGGLTTSLALSRSHPKPKIILIEPRDRFIFSPLLYELLSEEIKSWEIAPSYSSLLSATGIVWIQESVESINNLEKYVITNTGLKINYSQIVLSVGSKPNQLSLKGLTEHALMFHDLSDVKKLRNLIFILKQSSETNNSLFIVGAGPSGVELACKLSDVLDNETQIHLIERGRKILPQGKLFNREKSEVALNNRHIKVHLLTEVIEISSDKVKLRTINDQVSHDFYMHHQGVIWTAGSKPRLPQIIPKPILKEGKIIIESTLHVVGQKNLLAIGDVSFNELSPHPGTAQLAMQQAIVAANNVIAYRTGVSPQVFKYDDFGEMLSLGRGNASITGFGLTLTGPLAFQIRRMAYLTKVQNLSLGIRFALAWLLNNTHQCK